A region of Paenibacillus sp. 37 DNA encodes the following proteins:
- a CDS encoding rhodanese-like domain-containing protein, producing MTQIAEIETSELRRRLQAGEKLQMIDVREDDEVAQGMIEGAKHIPLGQIPDRLSEIEKSGEIVIICRSGYRSERACEYLQQLGYEGCTNMVGGMLQWQQED from the coding sequence ATGACACAAATAGCTGAAATTGAAACGTCTGAGCTGCGCCGCCGTTTACAGGCGGGAGAGAAGCTGCAGATGATAGACGTCCGCGAGGACGATGAAGTCGCGCAAGGTATGATCGAAGGAGCCAAGCATATCCCGCTTGGACAGATTCCGGACCGACTGTCTGAGATTGAGAAATCAGGCGAGATCGTGATCATCTGTCGTAGCGGTTACCGCAGTGAGCGTGCATGCGAATATCTGCAGCAACTGGGATATGAAGGCTGTACGAACATGGTCGGCGGTATGCTTCAGTGGCAACAGGAAGACTAG
- a CDS encoding shikimate kinase — MSKSNNIILIGMMGTGKSTVADMLARELGYRLIDVDAAVEKEEGCTIPELFTGKGETYFRDAESRMLCSVLEKKSQVIATGGGVVLRSDNCDVMSKNGWVVALTADPAVIVERVSGCDNRPLLAGNAEERIKAIMEERKDAYRFAHYTVDTTELSAAEVTRLILAHYRV, encoded by the coding sequence TTGAGCAAGTCTAACAATATTATTCTCATTGGCATGATGGGAACCGGCAAATCAACCGTCGCTGACATGCTTGCACGCGAGCTTGGTTATCGATTGATTGATGTGGACGCCGCGGTGGAAAAAGAGGAAGGCTGTACGATTCCGGAACTGTTCACCGGCAAGGGAGAGACGTATTTCCGTGATGCCGAGAGCCGCATGTTATGCTCGGTGCTGGAGAAGAAGTCACAGGTCATAGCGACCGGAGGTGGCGTGGTGTTGCGTTCTGATAATTGTGACGTGATGTCGAAAAATGGTTGGGTTGTTGCACTGACTGCCGATCCGGCAGTGATTGTGGAACGTGTTAGCGGCTGTGACAATCGTCCCCTTCTTGCAGGCAATGCAGAGGAACGCATCAAGGCCATTATGGAAGAACGGAAAGACGCATACCGGTTCGCACATTATACGGTGGATACAACCGAGTTATCCGCTGCTGAAGTGACTCGTTTAATTTTAGCGCATTACCGCGTCTAA
- the gndA gene encoding NADP-dependent phosphogluconate dehydrogenase has product MTKQQIGVIGLAVMGKNLALNIESKGFSVSVYNRSPEKTNDLLKEAEGKNLTGSFSIEEFVASLESPRKILIMVQAGKATDATIEQLLPHLDEGDIIIDGGNAYFPDTQRRSKELEDKGIRFIGTGVSGGEEGALKGPSIMPGGQESAYKLVEPILTAISAKVGDDPCCTYIGPDGAGHYVKMVHNGIEYGDMQLIGEAYHLLKSVLNVSVEELHAIFTEWNQGELDSYLIEITADIFSKYDPETGKPMVDVILDAAGQKGTGKWTSQSALDLGVPLSMITESVFSRFLSAMKDERVAASKILNGPATEAFSGDKKAFIESVRKALFASKIVSYAQGFAQMRAASDEYGWDLKYGNIAMIFRGGCIIRSQFLQNIKEAYDKDAALKNLLLDPYFQNIVESYQGAWREVVAAAVKQGVPVPGFSSALSYYDSYRTERLPANLLQAQRDYFGAHTFKRVDKEGSFHHNWME; this is encoded by the coding sequence ATGACAAAACAACAAATTGGCGTAATTGGCCTGGCTGTCATGGGCAAAAATTTGGCCCTTAACATTGAAAGCAAAGGTTTCTCAGTATCGGTATATAACCGTTCCCCGGAGAAAACCAATGATCTTCTGAAAGAAGCTGAAGGTAAAAACCTGACAGGCTCATTCTCCATTGAAGAGTTCGTAGCATCCCTGGAATCCCCGCGCAAAATTTTGATCATGGTACAAGCCGGCAAAGCGACCGATGCTACCATTGAACAACTGCTTCCTCACCTGGATGAGGGTGATATCATCATTGACGGAGGGAACGCATACTTCCCTGACACGCAACGTCGCAGCAAAGAGTTGGAAGACAAAGGCATTCGCTTCATCGGTACAGGTGTATCCGGTGGTGAAGAAGGCGCACTGAAAGGCCCTTCCATTATGCCGGGTGGACAGGAAAGTGCTTATAAACTGGTTGAACCGATTCTGACGGCGATCTCGGCCAAAGTCGGTGACGATCCATGTTGTACATATATTGGACCTGACGGTGCCGGACACTATGTGAAAATGGTGCATAACGGTATCGAGTACGGAGACATGCAGTTGATTGGTGAAGCGTACCACTTGCTCAAATCCGTATTGAACGTTTCCGTTGAAGAGCTTCATGCGATCTTTACGGAATGGAATCAAGGAGAGCTGGATAGCTACCTGATCGAAATCACAGCAGATATCTTCTCCAAATACGATCCAGAAACGGGCAAACCTATGGTTGACGTCATTCTGGATGCTGCTGGACAAAAAGGAACAGGTAAATGGACAAGCCAAAGTGCGCTGGATCTCGGCGTTCCATTGTCCATGATTACAGAATCCGTATTCTCCCGTTTCCTGTCTGCTATGAAAGACGAGCGTGTAGCAGCTAGCAAAATCCTGAATGGACCAGCGACTGAAGCGTTCTCCGGTGACAAAAAAGCATTTATCGAGAGCGTGCGTAAAGCGCTCTTTGCAAGTAAAATCGTATCCTACGCACAAGGATTTGCACAAATGCGTGCAGCTTCCGACGAGTATGGCTGGGATCTGAAATACGGCAACATTGCCATGATCTTCCGTGGCGGCTGTATCATCCGTTCGCAGTTCCTGCAAAACATCAAGGAAGCTTATGATAAAGATGCAGCTCTGAAAAACTTGCTCTTGGATCCTTACTTCCAAAACATCGTTGAGTCTTATCAAGGGGCATGGCGTGAAGTTGTAGCGGCTGCTGTAAAACAAGGTGTTCCGGTACCTGGCTTCTCCAGCGCTCTTTCTTACTACGACAGCTACCGTACAGAGCGTCTGCCAGCAAACTTGCTGCAAGCTCAACGTGACTACTTCGGTGCTCACACGTTCAAACGTGTGGACAAAGAAGGCAGCTTCCACCACAACTGGATGGAGTAA
- a CDS encoding suppressor of fused domain protein — protein MAFEQLSNEERFSLDIRRTFLLGAYMNEWGMPEHRIVLSKPDRNIHVEIYYFPATVHSGIARFVTVGLSQACRPSGEKVASEWMLALQSNLGGENVERVNSYMADLISHHIENVHDSAVPRVMKSSELAPARWNATAFLLDELRGEKESLEQLHVGDETIELLWAVPLTSFEADLLLNKGVNEFDLWIENSDYSILDPCRP, from the coding sequence ATGGCGTTTGAACAGCTTTCGAACGAAGAACGGTTTTCCCTGGATATTCGAAGAACATTTCTTCTGGGGGCATATATGAATGAATGGGGGATGCCGGAGCACAGGATCGTTCTTTCCAAGCCGGACAGAAACATTCATGTAGAAATCTATTACTTTCCTGCCACGGTTCATTCAGGCATCGCAAGATTTGTGACAGTAGGCTTGTCCCAGGCATGTCGTCCTTCAGGGGAGAAGGTCGCTTCCGAGTGGATGCTCGCGCTGCAATCCAATCTCGGTGGTGAGAATGTGGAGCGTGTGAATAGCTATATGGCCGATCTGATCTCCCATCACATCGAAAATGTACATGATTCAGCGGTTCCACGTGTGATGAAATCAAGCGAATTAGCGCCAGCCCGATGGAATGCAACCGCCTTTCTTCTCGATGAACTGCGGGGAGAAAAAGAATCCCTCGAACAGCTCCATGTAGGTGATGAAACAATAGAGCTATTGTGGGCGGTACCCCTCACTTCTTTTGAAGCTGACCTGCTACTCAACAAAGGGGTGAACGAATTCGATCTTTGGATTGAGAACTCTGATTACTCTATTCTTGATCCTTGCCGCCCCTAA
- a CDS encoding MFS transporter — MQTDTKPAKILRSPFFIAMWLTLFLVEIIKGALLVAVLPVYMDNILGLSAGVIGVAFALQYLGDNLFRAPSGWAAERIGFRATMVTALICTLIAVIMILFLKSAVGLAMACLILGIGTSPLWPCAMTGVTAMSGPQNKNGTAMGALEMAALGGTGLGPIGMNWLLERTHHDYRTIFLVLMGCAILVILVAMILPGRVIVEGEPAEQAVKNSDVKYPAKPNLLTPFIRLQKSVKDTLQRVRSTLNVNPLVYPALFMQSFVIGLLSPVITLYTRTDLHISPNLYSLLLIAGGGITVIALLPVGKMVDRFGTKPFLNIGFLMAAASLFAFSSITSIPVVFGVVMLVGISYAMILPAWNAFVATLIPKGERGAIWGFFLTLQGSGMVVGPIVSGLLWDHVSHPAPFIGSAIVMAGLAVVHFVLSRNPFRTAPAK, encoded by the coding sequence ATGCAAACCGATACAAAACCAGCCAAAATTTTGCGATCACCATTTTTTATCGCAATGTGGCTAACACTTTTTCTAGTTGAAATTATCAAAGGAGCCCTGTTGGTAGCTGTTTTGCCCGTGTATATGGACAATATACTGGGTCTGTCTGCAGGCGTCATTGGTGTGGCATTTGCTCTTCAATATCTGGGAGATAATCTGTTCAGGGCGCCTTCCGGCTGGGCTGCAGAACGGATCGGGTTCCGCGCAACGATGGTTACAGCATTAATCTGTACCTTAATCGCTGTTATTATGATCCTTTTTCTCAAAAGTGCCGTTGGACTGGCCATGGCCTGTCTGATTCTTGGCATTGGTACGTCACCACTCTGGCCTTGCGCCATGACAGGCGTGACGGCGATGTCAGGCCCACAGAACAAGAATGGTACAGCAATGGGGGCGCTGGAGATGGCTGCTCTCGGCGGAACGGGGCTTGGACCTATAGGCATGAACTGGCTGCTGGAGCGCACGCATCATGATTATCGAACTATATTCCTCGTGCTGATGGGTTGTGCGATTCTCGTTATTCTGGTGGCTATGATTCTTCCTGGACGCGTCATTGTTGAAGGAGAGCCTGCCGAGCAAGCAGTGAAGAATAGTGATGTAAAATATCCAGCCAAACCGAATCTGCTCACGCCGTTCATCCGGCTGCAAAAGAGTGTGAAGGACACACTACAACGGGTACGCAGCACGCTAAATGTTAATCCATTGGTGTATCCTGCACTGTTTATGCAGTCGTTTGTCATCGGGCTGCTCAGTCCAGTAATCACGCTATATACACGCACAGACCTGCACATCTCACCGAATCTATACAGCTTGTTGCTGATTGCGGGTGGTGGAATAACCGTTATTGCCTTGCTGCCTGTTGGTAAAATGGTAGACAGGTTTGGCACTAAGCCGTTCCTGAACATTGGTTTTTTGATGGCGGCGGCGAGTCTGTTCGCATTCTCCTCCATAACATCCATTCCGGTGGTGTTTGGTGTTGTCATGCTGGTGGGCATCAGTTATGCCATGATTTTGCCCGCCTGGAATGCTTTTGTAGCCACGCTGATTCCCAAAGGGGAGCGGGGCGCGATCTGGGGATTCTTCCTTACATTGCAGGGATCAGGCATGGTTGTAGGCCCCATTGTTTCCGGACTGTTGTGGGACCACGTGAGTCATCCGGCTCCATTCATTGGCAGTGCCATCGTCATGGCAGGACTTGCCGTTGTGCACTTTGTGTTATCCCGCAATCCGTTTCGTACCGCTCCGGCCAAATAA
- a CDS encoding aminotransferase class I/II-fold pyridoxal phosphate-dependent enzyme, with product MNHHRTPLFTALKNHAALNPVQFHIPGHKKGLGADTEFREFIGDNAFSIDLINIAPLDDLHQPTGVIQEAQILAADAFGADYTYFSVQGTSSAIMTMILSVCSPGDKIIVPRNVHKSVLSAIIFSGAKPVFVSPSQDANLGIDHGVTTQSIRRALERHPDAKALLVINPTYYGVVTDLKEIVELAHSYQVPVLVDEAHGVLIHFHEDLPLSAMAAGADMAATSVHKLGGSMTQSSVLNLNTKNGFVNPQRVQTILSLLTSTSTSYILLASLDTSRRNLALHGREIAQKAIELAEFARRSINDMDGLYCFGRELLGTEATFNYDPTKVTIHVRHLGITGYETENWLREHYNIEVELSDMYNILCLITPGDTDDSVDILLNALQDLSRTYYQVNPAHELVVKVPDIPQLMLTPRDAFYGDTEVIPFKESAGRIISEFIYVYPPGIPILLPGEVITQENIDYIIDHVEVGLPVKGPEDRSVTNVKVIVEADAIF from the coding sequence ATGAATCACCACCGTACGCCGCTGTTTACCGCTTTAAAAAATCATGCGGCACTCAATCCGGTACAGTTTCATATTCCGGGCCATAAAAAAGGATTGGGAGCGGATACCGAATTCCGTGAATTTATTGGCGATAATGCCTTCTCCATAGATTTGATTAACATCGCACCGTTGGATGACCTGCATCAGCCAACCGGTGTCATTCAGGAAGCACAGATTTTGGCAGCAGATGCCTTCGGAGCCGATTATACCTATTTTAGTGTACAAGGCACAAGCAGTGCCATTATGACCATGATTCTGTCTGTATGTTCACCGGGTGACAAAATTATTGTGCCCCGTAATGTGCATAAATCGGTTCTGTCCGCCATTATTTTCTCAGGCGCCAAACCCGTATTTGTTTCTCCTTCACAAGATGCCAACCTTGGTATTGACCATGGAGTGACTACACAGTCTATCCGTCGTGCACTTGAGCGTCATCCGGATGCCAAGGCATTGCTTGTAATTAACCCGACCTATTACGGTGTGGTTACCGATCTGAAAGAGATTGTTGAGCTGGCACACAGCTATCAAGTCCCTGTCCTTGTTGATGAAGCACACGGTGTACTCATTCATTTCCATGAGGATCTGCCGTTGTCTGCGATGGCAGCAGGTGCCGATATGGCTGCAACCAGTGTTCACAAGCTTGGTGGCTCCATGACACAGAGTTCCGTACTCAACCTGAACACGAAGAATGGGTTCGTGAATCCACAGCGTGTACAGACGATCCTGAGTCTGCTGACCTCAACATCAACTTCTTACATTTTGCTTGCTTCACTCGATACATCAAGACGTAACCTGGCACTCCACGGTCGTGAAATTGCACAGAAGGCGATTGAACTAGCTGAGTTTGCCAGACGTTCGATTAACGATATGGATGGCCTGTATTGCTTCGGTAGAGAGCTTCTGGGTACAGAAGCGACCTTCAACTATGATCCAACCAAAGTAACGATCCATGTTCGCCATCTGGGCATTACAGGATATGAGACAGAGAACTGGCTGCGTGAACATTACAACATCGAGGTCGAACTTAGTGATATGTACAATATTCTGTGTCTCATCACGCCAGGAGATACGGATGACAGTGTCGATATCTTGCTGAACGCTTTGCAGGATCTCTCCCGTACCTATTATCAAGTGAACCCAGCCCATGAACTGGTCGTAAAAGTTCCGGATATTCCCCAGTTGATGCTGACTCCACGTGATGCATTCTACGGTGATACCGAAGTGATTCCGTTTAAGGAATCCGCAGGACGTATTATCTCGGAATTCATCTATGTCTATCCGCCAGGAATTCCAATCCTATTACCGGGTGAGGTTATCACCCAGGAAAATATCGACTACATCATCGATCATGTCGAAGTTGGATTACCCGTCAAAGGACCCGAAGATCGCAGTGTAACCAACGTTAAAGTGATCGTGGAAGCCGATGCCATTTTCTAA
- a CDS encoding DUF1292 domain-containing protein, with the protein MSDHTHEHGDGCGCGQDHDHDHEHEEVLLTLTDENGQDVEMVLVETFDVEKHVYALLLERNNPEADGIILRMEEEDEEMVLYNIEDEEEWNRVEAAYNELVASQE; encoded by the coding sequence ATGAGCGATCACACACATGAACACGGCGATGGCTGCGGATGCGGGCAAGACCACGACCACGACCACGAGCATGAAGAAGTCCTTCTCACATTAACAGACGAGAACGGCCAAGACGTGGAGATGGTTTTGGTGGAGACGTTTGACGTGGAGAAGCATGTTTATGCGCTCCTGCTGGAACGTAACAATCCTGAAGCTGACGGCATCATCCTGCGTATGGAAGAAGAAGACGAGGAAATGGTGCTCTACAATATTGAAGACGAAGAAGAGTGGAACCGCGTTGAAGCGGCTTACAACGAACTCGTTGCATCACAAGAATAG
- a CDS encoding copper amine oxidase, whose protein sequence is MKWKRILLCVTVFSLLGGSLLFADSVNEKIRVLINGKEAADGGYLIDGTTYVPVREAGGVVKWDSSNKRVTVIKPNVHIFLFKGDTVFGNVNVGKLKFNVFSQVDSLTADVAAVKVTITNPSGQVKDIQSQELTTQKDNFWFRTYDFTYDFSRAGKYQVGFHIKENANSSYVLVAEKIITALND, encoded by the coding sequence ATGAAATGGAAACGAATATTGCTTTGTGTCACGGTATTCTCCTTGCTCGGCGGGTCTTTATTGTTTGCAGATTCGGTGAACGAGAAGATTCGTGTTCTCATTAACGGCAAGGAAGCAGCTGATGGAGGTTATCTCATTGATGGAACGACCTATGTACCTGTAAGAGAAGCTGGAGGCGTCGTCAAATGGGACAGCAGTAACAAGAGAGTAACGGTGATCAAACCGAATGTACATATTTTTCTCTTCAAGGGAGACACTGTATTTGGCAACGTTAACGTAGGTAAGCTGAAATTCAATGTATTTTCACAAGTGGACAGTCTGACAGCAGATGTAGCTGCGGTGAAAGTAACGATTACCAATCCAAGCGGTCAGGTGAAGGATATCCAGTCACAGGAGCTGACGACACAGAAGGATAACTTCTGGTTCCGCACTTACGATTTTACGTACGATTTCAGTCGTGCCGGCAAGTATCAAGTCGGCTTTCATATTAAAGAAAATGCAAACAGCAGCTACGTCCTGGTAGCGGAGAAAATCATTACAGCGCTGAACGATTGA
- a CDS encoding SDR family oxidoreductase: MNKLSGKVALVTGSSRGIGRAIAEQLAELGADVVINYASRPDKAEETAEIVRQKGVRAITVQADLARKEDVERLFSQTISELGKVDILINNAGIMKTTPLAEVTEEEFDQQFAINVKGTFFACQQALKHMEDRGRIVNFSTSVTGQMFPNYSVYAGTKGAVEQITRQLAKEFGSKQITINAVAPGPVNTELFSVGKTEQQLEGIRKMNAFGRLGEPEDIASVISFLVGTDSQWVTGQTIRVNGGFI, from the coding sequence ATGAACAAATTATCAGGTAAGGTCGCTTTGGTAACAGGATCGTCGCGAGGTATTGGACGTGCAATTGCGGAGCAACTCGCGGAGCTTGGAGCCGATGTGGTGATTAATTATGCGAGTCGTCCGGACAAAGCAGAAGAGACAGCAGAGATTGTTCGGCAAAAAGGAGTTCGTGCCATTACCGTGCAAGCAGATTTGGCGCGGAAGGAAGATGTGGAACGACTGTTTTCCCAAACGATCAGCGAGCTTGGCAAAGTGGATATTCTAATCAATAATGCAGGTATTATGAAGACAACCCCTTTAGCGGAAGTGACAGAAGAAGAATTTGATCAGCAGTTTGCCATTAACGTGAAGGGTACTTTCTTTGCTTGTCAACAAGCGCTTAAACATATGGAAGATAGAGGACGTATTGTGAATTTTTCTACCTCTGTAACAGGACAGATGTTTCCCAACTACAGCGTGTATGCAGGAACCAAGGGGGCGGTAGAGCAGATTACCCGTCAACTAGCGAAGGAGTTTGGTTCTAAACAAATTACGATTAATGCAGTCGCACCAGGTCCGGTTAACACGGAGTTGTTCTCGGTTGGCAAGACGGAGCAACAGCTAGAAGGAATCCGTAAAATGAATGCATTTGGTCGTCTGGGTGAGCCGGAAGACATCGCGAGTGTCATTTCATTTCTGGTTGGAACGGATTCACAATGGGTTACAGGTCAGACGATCCGGGTAAATGGTGGCTTTATTTAA
- a CDS encoding TetR/AcrR family transcriptional regulator, which yields MVKDKTSEFLTKEQIIAATQETIRRFGAAKTSVTDVAKLLGVSHGTIYRHYVSKKALLEGVTEQWLEEEIITPLTLVTQDEKNASEGAHHLKVYIETLIHLKCHYAESDPELFEMYARVTQESADLIRKHVEHLIHHLSEIIRRNQRFKFSDPQVIAAAILHATARFHHPAHAYEWRSDTIDNEFAQVWLLVEHGLSKYE from the coding sequence ATGGTAAAAGACAAAACTTCTGAATTTCTCACTAAAGAGCAGATTATTGCAGCTACACAGGAAACGATAAGACGCTTCGGTGCTGCCAAAACATCCGTCACCGATGTCGCCAAATTGCTCGGAGTCAGTCATGGAACGATATACAGGCATTATGTCAGCAAGAAGGCATTGCTTGAAGGTGTCACTGAACAATGGCTTGAAGAAGAAATAATCACACCTTTAACTCTGGTAACCCAGGATGAGAAAAACGCAAGTGAAGGTGCACATCATCTGAAAGTATATATAGAAACATTAATACATCTTAAATGTCATTATGCTGAGTCAGATCCGGAATTATTTGAAATGTATGCGCGGGTTACCCAAGAATCAGCTGATCTAATCCGCAAACATGTAGAGCATCTCATTCACCATTTGAGCGAAATTATTCGCCGGAATCAACGGTTTAAGTTCAGTGATCCTCAGGTAATAGCAGCGGCTATTCTTCATGCAACGGCTCGTTTCCATCACCCGGCACATGCCTATGAATGGCGTAGTGATACGATAGATAATGAATTTGCACAGGTATGGTTATTAGTCGAACACGGTTTATCCAAATATGAGTGA
- a CDS encoding YdhK family protein translates to MKKYLLTISTLMIASSLVLSGCGKETRQTIESNDNSHTATAGEMHHSESGELPEGLREKSNPTFPIGSQAMMSADHMSGMKGAKAKIVGAYETTVYAVTYTPTTGGDPVQNHKWVIHEEIQDHTDQSYAAGSEVLLSADHMKGMKGAKATIDSAEQTTVYMVDYTPTTGGDLVKNHKWVTEEELTAIQ, encoded by the coding sequence ATGAAAAAGTATTTACTGACCATATCGACTTTAATGATCGCAAGCAGTTTGGTTTTGAGTGGATGTGGCAAGGAGACTCGGCAGACTATTGAAAGTAACGATAACAGTCATACAGCCACCGCAGGTGAGATGCACCATTCTGAATCGGGAGAGCTACCGGAAGGACTGCGGGAGAAAAGCAATCCCACCTTTCCTATAGGAAGCCAGGCGATGATGAGTGCCGATCACATGTCGGGCATGAAGGGTGCGAAAGCAAAGATCGTTGGAGCATATGAGACTACGGTATATGCAGTGACGTATACCCCAACCACAGGTGGAGATCCCGTGCAGAATCATAAATGGGTTATTCATGAGGAAATACAGGATCATACGGATCAATCGTATGCGGCAGGTTCTGAGGTGCTGTTGAGCGCTGACCACATGAAAGGAATGAAGGGAGCCAAGGCCACAATTGATTCTGCTGAACAGACAACGGTATATATGGTTGATTATACTCCTACAACAGGGGGAGATTTGGTTAAGAATCACAAATGGGTCACAGAAGAAGAATTAACTGCTATCCAATAG
- a CDS encoding organic hydroperoxide resistance protein, which produces MKTLYETTVINTGGRQGIVQSPDNVFMLDVAAPPELGGQVTTATNPEQLFAAGYSACFNSALEFQLKKHKVEIERSTVAATVMLVTDSEDNGVKLQVDLEVKILGLDEETAQKFVKLAHDYCPYSKGIKGNVNVNVELA; this is translated from the coding sequence ATGAAAACATTATATGAAACAACAGTCATCAATACAGGTGGACGTCAAGGAATCGTACAATCCCCAGATAACGTGTTTATGTTGGATGTTGCGGCACCGCCTGAACTCGGAGGACAAGTGACGACAGCTACCAATCCGGAGCAGTTGTTTGCAGCAGGGTATAGTGCTTGTTTTAACTCCGCACTGGAGTTTCAATTGAAGAAACACAAAGTTGAAATTGAAAGAAGTACTGTAGCTGCAACCGTTATGTTGGTGACAGACTCTGAGGACAACGGCGTGAAGCTTCAAGTTGATTTGGAAGTTAAAATTCTTGGTCTGGATGAGGAGACAGCACAGAAGTTTGTGAAACTTGCCCATGACTACTGCCCATATTCCAAAGGAATCAAAGGGAACGTGAATGTTAACGTGGAACTGGCGTAA
- a CDS encoding chromate transporter, which produces MENNSFLTPDKPKHKARALSEVLAVSTKLGLTSFGGPIAHLGYFHEEYVRRRKWMDERSYADLVALCQFLPGPASSQVGIGIGIIRGGLLGGLMAWLGFTLPSVIALVLFAFLLQGFDISSTGWIHGLKIVAVAIVAQAIWGMGQKLTPDRYRATIAIITAVATLVWQTAFTPILFIVIAGVIGMVLFSKMTEFKTVDLSVPVNRNLAIVCLATFFGILIFLPLLTPFDRSGWLLFFDSFYRSGSLVFGGGHVVLPLLEREFVPAGLINKSDFLAGYGAAQAVPGPLFTFAGYLGAMMRGVSGALVATIAIFLPAFLLIVGALPFWSALCKSSKTQGALIGINAAVVGILLASLYDPLWTTAILTPVDFALVSMLFLMLVFWKVPPWIVVVAGAAGGTIMNLL; this is translated from the coding sequence TTGGAGAATAATTCATTTCTAACCCCGGACAAGCCCAAACATAAAGCCCGAGCACTTTCTGAGGTGTTGGCTGTATCAACCAAACTCGGCCTGACTTCGTTTGGAGGACCTATCGCTCATCTCGGTTACTTTCATGAAGAATATGTTCGCCGTAGAAAATGGATGGATGAACGAAGCTATGCAGATTTAGTTGCGCTATGTCAATTTTTGCCCGGGCCTGCCAGCAGTCAAGTCGGGATTGGAATTGGCATCATCCGAGGTGGTTTGCTGGGGGGACTGATGGCTTGGCTTGGTTTCACACTTCCTTCTGTCATTGCATTAGTTTTGTTCGCTTTCCTTCTTCAAGGATTTGATATCAGCAGTACTGGCTGGATTCACGGCCTTAAGATTGTTGCTGTAGCTATTGTCGCTCAGGCGATATGGGGGATGGGACAAAAACTAACTCCTGACCGCTATAGGGCAACCATCGCTATCATTACTGCAGTGGCGACTCTTGTGTGGCAGACTGCGTTCACTCCAATCCTTTTTATTGTGATCGCAGGCGTGATAGGTATGGTCCTTTTTAGTAAAATGACCGAGTTTAAAACAGTAGACTTGTCTGTCCCTGTGAATCGTAACTTGGCAATCGTCTGTTTGGCTACGTTCTTTGGAATCCTGATTTTTCTCCCGTTACTCACTCCCTTTGATCGTTCGGGGTGGCTGTTATTCTTTGATAGCTTCTACCGTTCAGGATCACTCGTATTTGGTGGAGGGCATGTTGTACTTCCGTTACTGGAACGTGAATTCGTCCCTGCAGGTCTGATTAATAAGTCCGACTTTTTGGCGGGATATGGAGCAGCACAAGCTGTACCAGGACCACTGTTCACCTTTGCCGGTTATTTAGGAGCGATGATGCGTGGGGTTTCAGGAGCTTTGGTTGCAACGATCGCTATCTTTTTGCCAGCTTTCCTTCTGATCGTAGGCGCATTGCCCTTCTGGAGTGCTTTATGTAAAAGCTCAAAAACCCAAGGAGCATTAATCGGAATTAATGCAGCCGTTGTAGGTATTTTGTTGGCATCGTTGTACGATCCGCTTTGGACAACTGCGATCCTAACTCCTGTTGATTTTGCACTGGTAAGTATGTTGTTTCTAATGCTCGTTTTTTGGAAAGTACCACCGTGGATCGTTGTCGTTGCTGGTGCAGCAGGCGGTACAATCATGAACCTTCTCTAA
- a CDS encoding GNAT family N-acetyltransferase, with protein MRESIHYSIEPPESFDQLVTLYESLGWNSLNLSQHELERMCKQSWYAMYAYDQQRLVGMGRVISDGVITGIICGLGVLPDYQSQGIGTELMKRIVEHCEKNKVIPQLMCTEGLETYYAKLGFEKFTIGMTKRINR; from the coding sequence ATGAGAGAATCGATACATTATTCAATAGAACCACCTGAGAGCTTCGACCAATTAGTAACGCTATATGAATCTTTGGGATGGAATTCGCTGAATTTATCTCAACATGAATTGGAACGTATGTGCAAACAAAGTTGGTATGCAATGTATGCTTATGATCAGCAGCGCTTAGTGGGCATGGGGCGTGTAATATCAGATGGAGTGATAACAGGTATAATATGCGGACTAGGCGTTCTGCCTGACTATCAATCTCAAGGAATAGGTACAGAATTAATGAAACGAATCGTTGAGCATTGCGAGAAAAATAAGGTGATTCCACAACTGATGTGCACGGAAGGTTTGGAAACCTACTACGCAAAACTGGGATTTGAGAAGTTTACGATTGGAATGACGAAGAGGATAAATCGATAA